In Centropristis striata isolate RG_2023a ecotype Rhode Island chromosome 1, C.striata_1.0, whole genome shotgun sequence, one DNA window encodes the following:
- the LOC131976900 gene encoding N-acetylmuramoyl-L-alanine amidase-like, which translates to MTFFGLSFFVLVLFYFFTVYSKPIGGHLRNMESFIQAVQQVEDSNPGVSPLALVRALRRTAGHDDAMTIHYLGASQNLTDAEVLESAILNISSFSFFDKAIHHIMTDYGEERGVVLAPDGTTVALAPLLIGIESGLKAKMEGTPAVGIFPLTLGRTLGLSFLSLQDLPPSNRLGPNGCWDNVDQPKLFKLSWAATLATDAVINGGMDGVILGTDFSNLPPLEQPRALSEVLKGYYSFVLHEGQGLDAVTDHVSPRRREVSRSILEPLDLHSQVMETLALVWKLEKTEWIALDTGVGKAVKDGLEAFVHKYWDCPQIIPRCQWGAKPYQSTPIPLSPPLEFLYVHHTYEPSSPCLNFPNCSRNMRAMQRFHQEDRGWNDIGYSFVVGSDGYVYEGRGWNHLGTHTRGHNSDGYGVSIIGNYTATLPSRHATDLLRHRLARCAVNGGFLVANFTIHGHRQVVSYTSCPGDAFFSEIRSWEHFRET; encoded by the exons atgactttttttggacTATCATTTTTTGTTCTGGTTCTATTCTACTTCTTCACAGTCTATAGCAAGCCAATCG GTGGGCACCTGCGTAACATGGAGAGCTTCATCCAAGCTGTGCAGCAGGTGGAAGACTCCAACCCTGGTGTGTCCCCACTGGCTCTGGTCCGGGCCCTGCGGCGGACTGCCGGCCACGACGATGCGATGACCATTCATTATTTGGGCGCCTCGCAAAATCTCACTGATGCTGAGGTCCTAGAGTCAGCCATTCTCAATATCTCGTCCTTTAGCTTCTTTGACAAGGCCATCCACCACATCATGACGGATTACGGAGAGGAACGAGGGGTGGTTCTCGCTCCAGATGGCACCACAGTAGCCCTTGCACCCTTACTGATAGGAATAGAATCGGGACTGAAAGCCAAGATGGAGGGGACACCAGCTGTGGGCATCTTCCCTCTCACGTTAGGCAGGACTCTGGGCTTGTCCTTCCTCAGCCTCCAGGACTTACCCCCATCTAATCGCTTGGGCCCTAACGGCTGCTGGGACAACGTGGACCAACCTAAGTTGTTCAAGCTATCTTGGGCTGCCACTCTGGCTACTGATGCTGTTATTAATGGGGGCATGGATGGAGTCATACTGGGCACGGACTTCAGCAACCTGCCTCCATTGGAACAGCCAAGGGCCCTCAGTGAGGTTTTGAAAGGATATTATAGTTTTGTTCTGCATGAGGGACAGGGTCTGGATGCTGTGACCGACCATGTCAGCCCGAGGCGGAGAGAGGTCTCCAGATCCATTCTGGAGCCACTCGATCTTCACAGCCAGGTGATGGAGACACTAGCACTGGTGTGGAAGCTGGAGAAGACAGAGTGGATTGCTCTGGACACTGGAGTGGGGAAGGCAGTGAAGGATGGATTAGAGGCATTTGTGCACAAGTACTGGG ACTGCCCTCAAATCATCCCTCGCTGCCAGTGGGGGGCAAAACCCTACCAGAGTACACCAATCCCGCTGTCTCCACCCCTCGAGTTTCTCTATGTTCACCACACCTATGAGCCGTCCTCGCCCTGTTTAAACTTCCCAAACTGCTCTCGCAACATGAGAGCAATGCAGCGTTTCCACCAGGAAGATCGTGGCTGGAACGACATAGGATACAG CTTTGTCGTCGGCTCTGACGGCTACGTCTACGAAGGCAGAGGTTGGAACCACCTCGGCACACACACCCGGGGGCACAATTCTGACGGGTACGGCGTGTCAATCATTGGCAACTACACCGCCACCCTGCCATCTCGCCACGCCACGGACCTGCTGCGCCATCGTCTAGCCCGATGTGCAGTCAATGGAGGATTTCTGGTTGCCAACTTTACCATTCACGGCCACAGGCAGGTGGTGAGCTACACTTCCTGTCCTGGAGATGCCTTCTTTTCAGAAATAAGAAGCTGGGAACACTTCCGGGAAACATAA
- the LOC131976910 gene encoding lysozyme g-like — protein sequence MPPKNVKAALIRMLKNLTPGQLEHFRHTILDRKEEPQVTRDSLEGKDCLVVADVLVNYFTEPGAIEVALETLGEIDCNEQKKRLAEALKDQSLPVTTAPAPVCRFGDIMKVETTGASAQTAQQDKLPYSGLQASFAMAETDLMDMNNYKSIIQNVAREKGLDPALIAAIISRSCRAGKTLKGGRGCYNPQRGEYDTYGLMQLDVNPKGGGHIPKGAWDSEEHLSQAIDILLHFMLRIKHRFYNWTKEQQLKGGIAAYNAGDMNIDSYENVDAKTSCGDYSNDVVARAQWYKSDGGF from the exons ATGCCTCCCAAAAACGTTAAAGCCGCATTGATCCGGATGCTGAAGAACTTAACCCCAGGTCAACTGGAGCACTTCCGCCACACGATTCTGGACCGCAAGGAAGAGCCGCAGGTCACACGTGATTCCCTGGAGGGCAAAGACTGTCTGGTGGTCGCAGATGTCCTGGTCAACTACTTCACAGAGCCTGGAGCTATAGAAGTGGCTCTGGAGACGCTGGGGGAGATTGACTGTAACGAGCAAAAGAAAAGGCTCG CTGAGGCCTTAAAGGACCAATCACTGCCTGTGACTactgctcctgctcctgtttGCA GATTTGGTGACATCATGAAGGTGGAAACTACTGGTGCCTCCGCGCAAACAGCTCAGCAGGACAAACTGCCCTACTCAG GTTTGCAGGCGTCATTCGCCATGGCAGAGACTGACTTGATGGACATGAACAACTACAAATCCATCATCCAAAACGTGGCTCGTGAGAAGGGACTTGATCCAGCTCTCATTGCTGCCATCATTTCCAGATCATGCAGGGCTGGAAAGACACTGAAAGGAGGCAGGGGGTGCTATAACCCCCAGAGAGGAGAATACGACACCTACGGGCTCATGCag CTTGATGTCAATCCAAAAGGAGGTGGACACATCCCAAAAGGCGCATGGGACAGCGAGGAACACCTCTCCCAAGCCATCGACATCCTGCTGCATTTCATGCTGCGCATAAAGCATAGATTTTATAACTGGACCAAGGAGCAGCAGCTGAAAG GAGGGATAGCGGCCTACAACGCAGGGGACATGAACATCGACTCCTATGAAAACGTGGACGCCAAAACCTCATGCGGAGACTACTCCAACGATGTTGTTGCCAGAGCTCAGTGGTACAAAAGCGATGGTGGCTTTTAA